GTTCCGGCATACAGCAGCCTCTGCGTGCTGGCCTTCGGCCGCACCCAAAACCACAGTACCCACGACGCTACACCGAGGAAAAGGGAGATCCACCAGTCCCATTCCAGGAACGTATGGTGGTACCAAAGATCGAAGAACCGCTCGTGCACTTCTTGGAATGCGTCGTATATTTCCCCGGTTTGCTCTATTTTTTCGCGTTTGTCCACGTCGACACCTCATCGATGAACGGATAAGGATATCGTTGCCATACGGGCCTCGCGCTATTCCGCCGCGCGGCGCGCCGGCGGGGCGTTCAGACGGCCCCGGCCCGCCGAATCCAGGCCGCCCAAGCCGCGGCGAGCCGCGGATCGAACTGGCGTCCGGCCTCCGCCAAAATCTCGTTCAGCGCTTCCTCCGTCGACCTCTTCCCTTTGTACGCCTGCTCGCTCGTCATGACGTCGAACGCGTCCGCGATGGCGACCAGCCGGGAGAAGTACGGAATCTGCTCCTCGGCCAAGCCGTACGGATAACCTCCGCCGTCCCACCGCTCGTGCAGCCCGAGTATCGCTTCCGCAAGCGCCCACTCGCCGATCGAGGAAGCCATGCGGTACCCGATTTCGCTGTGGCTTTTGACGATTTCCCATTCCTCTTCGTTCAGCGGGCCCTCCTTCAGCAGCACGTCGGCCGGCAGCGCCAAATAGCCGACGTCGTGCAGCCGGACAAGGGATTGCAGCAGGTCCATATCCGGCGAGCCGTGGACGAAGCCGAGCTCCGCCGCGAACCGAACCACCAGATCGTGCAGCCGGTCCAAATGATCCTTGCGCTGCACCCTTTTCGCGAGCAGCGCGTCCGTCACGCTTCGCATCATGTCGATGCGCACGCGTTTGCTCTCCAGCAGTTTGTTCTTATACATCTGCTTCTCGGCGACCGCGAACGCGCCCGACCACGACTCGCCGGCGCGCTCCAGCGTCGCCCCGCCGATCGCCATGCTGAGCCGGACGGGCTCCGCTTCCGCCGCGTCGCAGGCCGCTTTCAGGCGCGACGCCAGCTCGGCGCACGCCGCGGCGCTCGTGCGCGGCAGCAGGGCGACGAACTCGTCGCCGCCCCACCGCCCGATCACGGCGTCGCCGCCGAACGTCGCCCGCAGCAGCTCCGCGCTCCGGACGAGCAGGCGGTCGCCCGCGCGATGGCCGAACACGTCGTTCGCCAGCTTCAGGCCGTTCAAATCGACGACCATCAAGCTCGCCGGGAGCTGCTCCGGCGCGAGCGGCTGCTCCATCATCGGCTCAAGGACGCTTCGGTTGTACAGCGACGTGAGCGTATCACGCGAGCTCAAATACCGAATGCGCTCCTCCGACGCCTTCCGTTCGGATACGTCGGTGACGACGAGCAGCAGCAGCCGCTCGTTCGTCGTTTCGTCCTTGATCGGCTGAAATTCAAGCACGACGCTCTTGTCGCCGATGTCCGCATTGGCCGGCAGCGAGGCGATCGTCTTCTCGAGCTTCGCCGCCGCGGCGCGCGGCGCGAACGCCGCCGCGAGCCGCTTGCGCAGCGCTTTCCGCTCGTTGTCCCGATCGCCGAGCAGCAGCTCGGTCACATCGACGCCCGCAGGGCTCCGTCCGAAAATGCGGATGCACTCTTGGCTGAACTGCCTGTTGACGCGAAGACTTTTGCCGAACGTCAGGAAGCCTTGCTTCGCGTGGTCCAGCAAGCTTTTGATATCGTTCTCCCGCCGTTTCAGCATGACGCCCTGCGCGTCGCTGATCGCGGATATTTTTTTCGTCAGCTTGTAAAGCTTCTCGTATTCGGCCAGCAGCTCCTCGTAACGAGCGGCCAGCTCGTCGCCGGTCAGGTCCGGCCGTCTCGGGTCGATGCGGCTCCGGGTCAGCACGTCGGTTTCATGCTGGTAGAGCTCCTCGATATCCCCGTGCTTCTTCATTCGTCTCTCCTCCGTCTTGGACGCGGGCGGATCCGTTACCCCGCGGCGCCGATGCGGAACGACAGCACCGTGATGTCGTCGCGCTGCCGCTCCCCTTGCATATACGTTTCGAGGGCTCCGATCATCTCGGCACGCTGCTGCGCCGGGGGCAGCCCGCGAATGTCCGACAGCAATCGCTCATATCGCTTCTTGCCGAACGAATAGTTCCGCTCCCCGCCGTTCTGGTCGAAAAAGCCGTCCGTCGACATATAAATCCGCGCGTCCCCGCCCGGGATCTCGTGGTTCGTGTACCGGTAATCCGCCGGCGTTCGGCGGTAGCCGACGCCTTTGCGGTCGCCCTTCCAGGACGCGATCCCGCCTTCGTCCTGCCGGTACAGCAGGCAGGACGCTCCCGCGAACGTGACATCGTTCGCGGGGCCGACGGCGCATAATCCGATCGCCGCGCCGTCATCGATCAGTCCTTCCTCGTCGCCTTGGCGCAGCGTCTCTTTCATCAGCTTGTGGAGCCGCTCCAGAATGTCCGCCGGGGTTTGCGCGCCGTCCTCGTCCGCGTCGACGATCCGGTCCAGCGTCGACACCGCGAGCATCGCCATGAACGCGCCCGGCACGCCGTGCCCGGTGCAGTCGCCCACGGCGACGAGCGTCCGCTCGCCCTGCCGCCGCACCCAATAGAAGTCCCCGCCGACGACGTCCCGCGGCCGCCAAATGACGAACGGCTCCGGCAGCGTGACGTTCAGCTCGCTTTCCTTCGGCAGCACCGACTGCTGCAGCAACAGCGCATAGCTGATGCTGTCGAGCATTTCTTGATTGCGCTCCGACAGCTCCTTCGTCCGGGCTTCGACTTGGGCTTCCAGCCTTCGATTCAGCTCCACCGCGCGTTTGTACGGGTTGGCGAGCTTGCGCGACACGTAGAAAAACACGAATACGACCGCCAGCAGCGTCGCCGCCGCGGCGAACATCGCGTTCCAGCGAATCGTTCGCAAAAAACCGATCGTCTCGCTCCGCTCCACCTCGACGAGCAGCTGCAGCTCCGTCGTCTGCAGCGGATACCGAATGAGGTCGACCCGTCCGCGCCCTTGCGCTTCGTAATCCGTTACGTACGGCTCGCCGCCATAATGCTCGGTGACGTCCCGGTAAGCTTCGTTCGGCAGAACGTCGCGGATGTTCTTGCCGTTATGCTCGGCGTCGTCCGACAAATAAATGTCGCCCGCGCCGTCGACCAGCCATAAGTTGATCCCTTGCCCGTCCTTGTAGGAGGCGAACTCAGCGGACAGCTCGTCGAGCTTCATGGCGACGCCGACGATGCCGAGCGGACGATGAACGTCGTCGCCGGCCAGTACGTTCACGAACGCGTACGTATCGCCGAGCTGTTTATTGTAGTCGAAATCGAATGCTGCCTTCTCCCCGGCTTTCACCGTTTCGAAAAACCACGTGTCGTCGGGGTCGTTCCTGTCGACCGTTTCGAGCAGCCGGCCTTCTTGGTTCCAATAGTGGCCGTTCTCGACGTTCACGATGAACGTGGTGCTGTACCCCAGCTCCTTGTGCACATACGCGGTCCGTTCATGAACCATGCGGCCGAGCCGCTCGTCCCGCTCCCCGCTCGCCAGCCATGCCAATACCGCCGGATCGCTCGCCAGCGCCAGCGACGTCTCCATCGCGCGCCCGAGCTTGCCGTCCGCTTTGGCGGAGATCGAGCTCGCCAGCGTATGCAGATCGCGGGTTTTCAGCTTGTTCACGGCTTCCCGCTCGGTGAACGCGTACACGAACGATCCGATCAGCACGATCGACAGCACGATCAACCCGCTCGCCAGCATGACGACCCGTTTGACGCCGGAATCCCAGCCCGCGTCGAACGTCCCCCCCGGCCGGGCGGCGGCGCCGGCGTCTTCCTCCCGCGTCACGCTGGGTCGCCTTTCGGCACGATGTCGAACGGCAGGCTGAGGTCCTCCTTGAATTCTTCGGCGCACTCGAGCTCTGTTTCGTTATCCTCGTTGTAAAACCACAGCACCTTGACTTGCTTTCCGGCCAGGAACGCGTCGTTCAGCTTCTCCAGCATCATCATGAAGCACTTCGTGCTGCTGGTGTTGATGTACGGCAAATGCAGCTCGATCGAGACGGTCGTTTCGGAAGTTACTTGTTCCAAATATTCGTCCAGCCAGGAAAGGAGAGGTTCGTAAAATTTAAAGGCGTTCTCCGGATACGACTGACCCGTAATCGACAGCACGCCCGCGTCGGGATCGAATCGGACCTCAGGCGTGCTTTTGGTCGGTTCTACTTGTAATGTTTTCATATGTACACCCCTATACGATGGCCTTCAGCGTGAAGAAGGAAAGTCGTTCGTTATGGCCCACGATCGAATATTCGAGCGGCGCGGACGCCTTCCTCGCCATATCGATCATGCCGAGGCCCGCTCCGGTCGCTCCCGGATCGGGTTCCGCTCTCAGCTTCGCTTTGTACAGTGCTTTCAGCTCTGTTTTGTCCAGACGGACCAACTCGTCCAGCGCCGCCTTCAGCGCGGCGGCGTCCTCGTTTTCGATCAAGTTGCCGGAACAAACGTAACTGCCGCTCTCCGTCTTGCCGATCGTCACGATGCTGGACTGCAGCAGCGTTTCGTAATGCGGGCTCGCCATTTTCATGGCGTAATAATTTTTAATGTTTTGCGTCTGTTCGATAAACAACGAGAAAATGTTGAAGATTTCGTTCTTCGGCCGATCTTCCGCCTCCAAGTACGTTTTGACCGCTTCCCCGTATTCCACGATCAACGTTTGAGTCAGCTTGCCGGAGAAACAAATCAAAATGCCGCGCGAGCGCAGCATTTGCTGGACCTCAAGCAGTTCGTTCATCATTCGGCGCTTCAATCCCCTAACTCAAAAAAAGTTTAATTCTTTTCTAATAAATTCGACATGATTTGCCATGTTCCTGCCCTCTGTTTTGCGGCGGGTGACGAATGATGTCAACAACGCCCTATGGACGCACGGCCGAACATATGCGATCATTGTCTTTGCATCGAGATGACCTCGGAGTAGTAAAATATACTATTTGTGGAAAGGGTGATCCGGTTGTTCGGAAAAATTGCCGCGGATGCGCTGGGCCTCAGCGACGTCGGGAAAGTGATCGCGCCGAAGGATTTCGATAAAGTCGATTCCGACGATTACGTCATGCACGAAGACGGAGAGAAAATTTACTTTATTATCAAATCCAAAAAGGACGAATATTGCTTTACCAATTTGGCGCTGATTCATTTGGACGGCGACAGCGCCGTCAGCAAGAAACGGATGCTGAAGCGGTACAATTACGCGAACCACGAAATTACGGGCGTATATTTGGAAACGGCGGGCACGGTCGATCTCGACGTGGAAATCAAATTCACGATCGGCAGCACGGCGTTCTCGATCGACGTCGACAAGCGGCAGCTCGAAGCCGTGAAGGACTTGTACAAAGCGCTGATGCGCATTTCGGAGATCGTCTCCTCCAACGATACGCTGTTCGACTACGCGCAGCTAAGCGTGCAGATCGCGAAGGAATCGTTGGGACGCATCGGGTCGCAGGGTTCTTCCCCCGTGGAGCAGTTCAACGCCATCAACGAGTCCGCGTACCAATGGCTGAAGACGAAGCACTCGGAGCTGAAGATCAAAGATTTCGGCTTCGTGTTCGAGAAATATATTAATCAGTAATTCGCCCCGCGGCCTCTTCCGCCGGCACTAAACGTCCCGTTTCGCGCTTTCGCGAAGCGGGACGTTTTTTCGACGAAAATACGTAATCCTACCGATACCGAAACGTCCCCCTCTTTTCTAAGATAAAGGTACTTCGGGTAGGAGGAACGAAAAGCCATGACGAAAAGATTTCACTTATTCGCTACCGTCCACAAAGGGCTGCGAAATGCGCTGAACACCCTTGTATGGACGGCAGGCAAAATGGACGTCGACGATGAGGAGCGGCGCGGCGCGTTTTTCGCGGAATTCAAAGACGTCGCGGCCATGCTGCACCAGCACGCGAAGGACGAGGATACGCACATCGACCCGCTGATCGAGCGATGCGCGCCGGAGGTGAGCCGGGCGCTGGAGGAGCAGCACCGGCGATCGGAGGAGCAGCTCTCCGCGCTGGAGCGATCCGCCGCCGAGCTGGAGCGTTCGTTCGACGCGGAGGCGTGGCTGTCTTTCGTTGACGAGTTCAACCGTTTCGTCGGCGATTATTATCTTCACTTGTATCACGAGGAAGCGATCGCCATGCCCCGTCTGTGGGCATCGTACGACGACGCGGCGCTGCTGGCAACGAGCATGAAGCTCCGCAGCGGCATCCCGGCACACATCCAAAGCAATTTTCAAAAATATATGATCCCGGCCGCTTCGATCCAGGAGCAGACGATGATGCTCTCCGGCGCCAAATCGTCCGTGCCGGAGCCGGTCTTCCAGGGCATCTGCGCCCTGTACGAATCGCTGCTTCCCGCCGACGAATGGAAGAAGCTGCAGGAGCGCGTCATGGTCGGGCGCTGATCGATGAACAAGCCCCCCCGGACAGCCGGGGGGCATCAAGAAGATGATGCGGCTTTATGCCGATGCAACGCTAGAAGGCGGAATCGTCCCTATTGTTGCGACTCGCTTGCCTGTTTCCGTAGTAACGGATAGTTTCCCGATCGTAACGCCGTCAACGGCAAAGGACATTAACCGTTGACAATAAAATCATTCAGAAACGTATTCCGGAATTTGCCGTCCGGATCGAACGACAACATCATACTGCGGAAGTCTGGCAGCTTCTCGTACAACGCTTGAACTTGGCTGGGAGACATAGTAAACAGCTTTCCCCAATGCGGGCGTGCTCCGAAAGGAGCCAACTGGCGCTCGATAAGCGGCAGGACGTGCCGAACCGCTTCCCAATTAGGCTTCCATGTAAAATGAATGCCCACGGACTCCCGCATGTAGCAAGGGCTCAACCACAGACGGTCCTGTGCGATCGTGCGGACTTCCGACACATACAAATGGGGCGAAATGCTCTCGCTGATCCGGTCAAGCGCGCGCAGGGCGGCATAAGCATCCTCTCGCGCAACGAAATACTCGCTCTGCAGTTCCTCACCCGCGCTTGGCGTGAACGCCATGCGGAAGTGCGGCAGCCGCTCATGCGACGGTCCCGGTATTCCGAGCTGCTCGCTGCAGTTGTCCGCCGGCATATTCGGTAACGGATGGAGACGCACAGACGACGGCTTCGCGCCATAAAAATCAGACTCCGCCGTTGGAAGGGCGTCATTTTCATGTTTTCGCTTTTGCCACACTTGATGAAAACGAGAGTCCTTCCACTGCGTAAACAGGCTGACGCTGTATCCGCTCGAGAAAATTTCGTCGAAATGATCTTCCAGACTGGCCAGAGGTAAATTTTCGTAAACGTGCTGGCTTACCTGAAAGTCCGGGATTATATCTAACGTCAGTTTGGTGACGACCCCGAGCGCTCCGAGCCCGACGGCTGCACCATCTATCCGTCCGGTCCCGTCATCACGCGAAATGACGACGATCTCGCCGTTCGCTTTCACGATTTCTAATGCATGTACAGCCGCAGCGA
This DNA window, taken from Paenibacillus sp., encodes the following:
- a CDS encoding diguanylate cyclase domain-containing protein; the protein is MKKHGDIEELYQHETDVLTRSRIDPRRPDLTGDELAARYEELLAEYEKLYKLTKKISAISDAQGVMLKRRENDIKSLLDHAKQGFLTFGKSLRVNRQFSQECIRIFGRSPAGVDVTELLLGDRDNERKALRKRLAAAFAPRAAAAKLEKTIASLPANADIGDKSVVLEFQPIKDETTNERLLLLVVTDVSERKASEERIRYLSSRDTLTSLYNRSVLEPMMEQPLAPEQLPASLMVVDLNGLKLANDVFGHRAGDRLLVRSAELLRATFGGDAVIGRWGGDEFVALLPRTSAAACAELASRLKAACDAAEAEPVRLSMAIGGATLERAGESWSGAFAVAEKQMYKNKLLESKRVRIDMMRSVTDALLAKRVQRKDHLDRLHDLVVRFAAELGFVHGSPDMDLLQSLVRLHDVGYLALPADVLLKEGPLNEEEWEIVKSHSEIGYRMASSIGEWALAEAILGLHERWDGGGYPYGLAEEQIPYFSRLVAIADAFDVMTSEQAYKGKRSTEEALNEILAEAGRQFDPRLAAAWAAWIRRAGAV
- a CDS encoding SpoIIE family protein phosphatase codes for the protein MTREEDAGAAARPGGTFDAGWDSGVKRVVMLASGLIVLSIVLIGSFVYAFTEREAVNKLKTRDLHTLASSISAKADGKLGRAMETSLALASDPAVLAWLASGERDERLGRMVHERTAYVHKELGYSTTFIVNVENGHYWNQEGRLLETVDRNDPDDTWFFETVKAGEKAAFDFDYNKQLGDTYAFVNVLAGDDVHRPLGIVGVAMKLDELSAEFASYKDGQGINLWLVDGAGDIYLSDDAEHNGKNIRDVLPNEAYRDVTEHYGGEPYVTDYEAQGRGRVDLIRYPLQTTELQLLVEVERSETIGFLRTIRWNAMFAAAATLLAVVFVFFYVSRKLANPYKRAVELNRRLEAQVEARTKELSERNQEMLDSISYALLLQQSVLPKESELNVTLPEPFVIWRPRDVVGGDFYWVRRQGERTLVAVGDCTGHGVPGAFMAMLAVSTLDRIVDADEDGAQTPADILERLHKLMKETLRQGDEEGLIDDGAAIGLCAVGPANDVTFAGASCLLYRQDEGGIASWKGDRKGVGYRRTPADYRYTNHEIPGGDARIYMSTDGFFDQNGGERNYSFGKKRYERLLSDIRGLPPAQQRAEMIGALETYMQGERQRDDITVLSFRIGAAG
- a CDS encoding DUF1987 domain-containing protein, whose amino-acid sequence is MKTLQVEPTKSTPEVRFDPDAGVLSITGQSYPENAFKFYEPLLSWLDEYLEQVTSETTVSIELHLPYINTSSTKCFMMMLEKLNDAFLAGKQVKVLWFYNEDNETELECAEEFKEDLSLPFDIVPKGDPA
- a CDS encoding SiaB family protein kinase; translated protein: MMNELLEVQQMLRSRGILICFSGKLTQTLIVEYGEAVKTYLEAEDRPKNEIFNIFSLFIEQTQNIKNYYAMKMASPHYETLLQSSIVTIGKTESGSYVCSGNLIENEDAAALKAALDELVRLDKTELKALYKAKLRAEPDPGATGAGLGMIDMARKASAPLEYSIVGHNERLSFFTLKAIV
- a CDS encoding PH domain-containing protein, with protein sequence MFGKIAADALGLSDVGKVIAPKDFDKVDSDDYVMHEDGEKIYFIIKSKKDEYCFTNLALIHLDGDSAVSKKRMLKRYNYANHEITGVYLETAGTVDLDVEIKFTIGSTAFSIDVDKRQLEAVKDLYKALMRISEIVSSNDTLFDYAQLSVQIAKESLGRIGSQGSSPVEQFNAINESAYQWLKTKHSELKIKDFGFVFEKYINQ
- a CDS encoding hemerythrin domain-containing protein; this translates as MTKRFHLFATVHKGLRNALNTLVWTAGKMDVDDEERRGAFFAEFKDVAAMLHQHAKDEDTHIDPLIERCAPEVSRALEEQHRRSEEQLSALERSAAELERSFDAEAWLSFVDEFNRFVGDYYLHLYHEEAIAMPRLWASYDDAALLATSMKLRSGIPAHIQSNFQKYMIPAASIQEQTMMLSGAKSSVPEPVFQGICALYESLLPADEWKKLQERVMVGR
- a CDS encoding FAD-binding protein, with protein sequence MERIRNWAGNYTYGTTDLHVPESMEQVQKLIVDSSRIKVLGTRHSFNGIADSNDRLLSLEKLNRVIELDRKQSRVTVEAGIRCGDLAAYLHANGYALHNLASLPHITVVGACATATHGSGDRNANLAAAVHALEIVKANGEIVVISRDDGTGRIDGAAVGLGALGVVTKLTLDIIPDFQVSQHVYENLPLASLEDHFDEIFSSGYSVSLFTQWKDSRFHQVWQKRKHENDALPTAESDFYGAKPSSVRLHPLPNMPADNCSEQLGIPGPSHERLPHFRMAFTPSAGEELQSEYFVAREDAYAALRALDRISESISPHLYVSEVRTIAQDRLWLSPCYMRESVGIHFTWKPNWEAVRHVLPLIERQLAPFGARPHWGKLFTMSPSQVQALYEKLPDFRSMMLSFDPDGKFRNTFLNDFIVNG